From one Flavobacterium sp. N502536 genomic stretch:
- a CDS encoding GNAT family N-acetyltransferase, translating to MDSKILQSEIILENEKVVLIPFENERNNELKEIIFDDAIWKYMGMYVRNEKDFESYIQNTLEQKAAGICYPFLIVDKATNKIAGSTRYGYLNPTSQKCEIGWTWYGKQFQGTGLNKACKFELLNFGFENIQFRRIQLSADLENKKSQRAIEKLGATKEGVFRNNYIDSEGKSKDDVYYSIISEDWEAIKTEYFPEFI from the coding sequence ATGGACAGCAAAATTTTACAATCAGAAATCATTCTGGAAAACGAAAAAGTAGTATTAATTCCGTTTGAAAACGAAAGAAACAATGAGCTTAAAGAAATCATTTTTGACGATGCTATCTGGAAATATATGGGTATGTATGTTCGCAATGAAAAAGACTTTGAAAGCTACATTCAAAATACCTTAGAGCAAAAAGCCGCCGGAATTTGTTATCCTTTTTTAATTGTTGATAAAGCGACCAACAAGATTGCCGGAAGTACAAGATACGGCTACCTTAATCCTACCAGTCAAAAATGTGAAATTGGCTGGACCTGGTACGGGAAACAATTTCAGGGAACAGGTTTAAACAAAGCCTGTAAGTTTGAGTTGCTAAATTTTGGTTTTGAAAACATCCAATTCCGAAGAATCCAGCTCAGTGCCGATCTCGAAAACAAAAAATCGCAACGCGCCATTGAAAAATTAGGTGCCACGAAAGAAGGTGTTTTCAGGAACAATTATATCGATTCGGAAGGAAAGAGCAAAGATGACGTGTATTACAGCATTATTTCCGAAGACTGGGAGGCTATTAAAACGGAATATTTCCCTGAATTTATATAG